The genomic region GGCAAGGCTGCATCCAGGTGTtggatttatgtttttaagaatttctttctttttctcttgggtGTTCTCCACGGGAACTTCACCATTAGACCCCGAGGGGGTCCCCAGCAGTTCCAGGCCCATGTCCTTCCAGGTTTAAGTCCGGTTGGAGAAAGAGATTTGTTTTGCATGCCAATGCTAACAAAAGTCCCAGAATTGACTGAGTGTGGTGGAGAGCTGATTCTCTAAGGGAAATAGGGATTCTCTTatcaaagggagaaaaacagaagccagggaggcagggagaacagCTTTCCAGCCAAATGCCAGAGAGACTCTTGCCTCACTGAGGAGGAGCTGCCCAGTCAGGTGGCCTGAGGGGACAGGGGTTTTCACTTCCTACCCTTCACCCCCAGTCTCTCATTTGTTTCTCCAGGGTCTGGATTGGGCTGCTCTGGCTGCCAGGAAAATTCCAGCCCCATTCCGACCCCAGATCCGCTCGGAGCTGGACGTGGGCAACTTTGCAGAAGAATTTACTCGGCTGGAGCCTGTCTACTCACCCCCTGGCAGCCCCCCGCCTGGGGACCCTCGCATCTTCCAGGTGAGTGAGAGCTCACCGAACTGCAGATGCCATGGAGACAGGATGATGCTGCTGCCACCCTAGACCGGGGCTGACTCATGGCCCTGCATAGGCCCTGTGTTCTGATCAGGACTCAGCATCCCCCCCAGACCCTGTCCACTGGTGGGGTACCTGGAGTTGTCAGTCATACAGACTACCACGGCAGGACTCATCTTTGAATTACATGGTTTATCTTTAAATTTCATGATAACTTCCCTTCTACTCCATATATCTACTGTAACGTAAAGATACTGTTTTAAGTATCCAGTTGCTTAAGTGGACAACTAGAAAGAGATGCCATGTTTACATCGTGGCTTTGCATGTCCCTTGGCAAACCATATCACATGTGTGGAAGCACAGGCCCCCTCCACTCAGTTTTAGAAGCTTAGTCCTGATGGCAAGGTCAAACTCCTTTGCTCGGCATTCAAGGCCCTGCGTGATGTGGTCCTTGCTCAGTGCCCTAGCCTCAGTGCTCACTGTTGTGCCACTTGGTGCTCTGGCACCTACGAACTGCTCAGAGGTTCCAGAGCACACGTCTGTGCCTTTGCACATGCAATTCCCTCCACCTGGAGGACCTTCCCCATAGCTGCCCACCTGGCACTCGCACTCACCTTTCAAGTGAACCTCCTTGTGCGATGCTGCTCCTGTATGAATTCCTCCCCGCCGCTCTGGTCCTGGGTTGCCCTCTCCTTGTGCACTGGTCCTCTGGAGATGGCACCTCCTTCTAAGCACCATGTCAGGTTGTATCCTAACTGCCTTACTGGGACTGCCTCCCCTGGTCTGGAAGCACCCAGAAGACAGGGACTATGTTTAATTTCTGTGTCCCtttgcccagtgtggggcctggcCTGTAGGACATGGTccataaatatgaaataagaacAGGCCAATAGCAAGTGTAGATGGCTCAGCCACCCTGTGAGGCTCTCCCAAGTGACGGCTGTGTTGGAACAGCCCTCCacctatttattaatttattttagagagtgagagagtgggcgggggaggggcagaggcagagggagggagtctaaagcagactccatgctgaccgTGGAGCCTaatgtagggctggatcccaccaccctgagatcatgacctgagctgaaaccaaaaattgtactcccaactgactgagctacccaggcgcccctcagtcatTCATTTAATGATTCAAGAATATGTATTGAgtgcctacaatgtgccaggcactgatctGGGCCCCGGGGATGGATCAGTGAACCTAACAGACAAGTGTGGAGTCTGCGTTCTTGTGCACAGTGGGGATGTGTTTTTAGGAGAAAACAATTTGTTGCTAAACTTACCCTTAAGAATCCCTTGAATTGCCTCTTTGTATTTCCTCAGTAGCCCCCCCTTGCAGAGGGGGCCAATGTTTGGTTTGAGATGAAGGCATAAAGACTTTTTGTATTCAGTGGGTGGATTTGAATTCTCATAAGCTAAGTGTGTGTGATGCCAGGCCATGGCCCTTTCATGCCTTGGGTCCATCATTTTCTGGGTCACTGCACTGTGCTAAATGATGCCCTTCGCACTCAGGGTGGGGGGGTTACTGTGATGAGAACGGTGGAGTCACAGACTGGGGTGGGGACATGAACCCAAGTGATCATAGAACAAGGTGGAATGAAATGTCCACACACCTGTGTGCACCAGCGTACCAAAGCAatgtcctcccccacccactctggTCCAGGGTCTTGCTCTGAGCCCTGCCCCTCACTGGGCCTGGGCCTTCCAGGGACTCACTCCATATGCACCTGCAGGGACTCCATATGCACCTGCAGCCCCTATGCCCATAAgccccttccacccccctccaccctgcAGGGATACTCCTTCGTGGCGCCCTCCATCCTGTTTGACCATAACAACGCGGTGATGATGACCGACGTGCTCGAAGCATCTGGCGCTGGAGACCGGCCCGGCCGGGCAGCGGTGGCCAGGAGCGCCATGATGCAGGTGGGTGGGGCCCGGGTGGGGAGTTGATTCTGGGGTGTCTGGGCTCGCGGATTCCAGACCTGGCTTCAGCAGGCGCCCACGGTGTGACCCTGGTGAGGTTTGGAGGGGCTCCCTGGTAGGATCTCTGACGCGCCCCCTTCGCCGCCAGGACTCGCCTTTCTTCCAGCAGTACGAGCTGGACCTGCGGGAGCCCGCGCTTGGCCAGGGCAGCTTCTCCGTGTGTCGCCGCTGTCGCCAGCGCCAGAGTGGCCAGGAGTTCGCGGTCAAGATCCTCAGCCGCAGGTGGGTGGGCCTGGGCTGGGCGGGGCCGGGCGAAGCCGGCTCCGGGAGGCGGGGCCGGAGGTCGGCCCAGCTGACCGCGCCTGCCTTGCCCCCAGGCTGGAGGCGAACACGCAACGAGAAGTGGCTGCCCTACGGCTTTGCCAGTTGCACCCAAACGTGGTGAAGTTGCATGACGTGCATCACGACCAGGTGACCCTTTCTTGGGCTGCGGCACAACTCAGGGACTCAGGAGGCTGCTCTTGgagggcagtggggctggggtggggtgggggatgggggtgtggtgggcggggaggcgggcaggaggaggggcctgaggactgggtgggtgggggcgctGAGGGATGTGGCGGGCCAGAGAGGTGGGATTTGAGCGGAGTAGGGCAGGAGGATCGGAAGGCGGAGCTGAGGATGGCCAAGGGAACAGAATTTGAGGAAGACGTGGAGGGGACTGGGATTTAAGGTGGCAAAGGGGCAGAGGCCCAGAAGGACGTGGGGCCTAAGGGTGGTTTTCGGGTGGTCTTGAGTTCCGGGCTCGAATAGAGGCAGGGACTGGGGCTAGGGGCGGGGCCTGGTCAGTGGGTGGGGCCCGGTGTGGATTGCAGTGGGGTCGGTAAGTAGGTCGCACCTTGACCCAGGTGGTGACCTAGGCCTGCCGCTCCGCCCCGCAGCTGCACACGTACCTGGTCCTGGAGCTGCTGCAGGGCGGGGAGCTGCTGGAGCACATCCGCAAGAAGCGGCACTTCAGCGAGTCCGAAGCAAGCCAGATCCTGCGCAGCCTCGTGTCGGCAGTGAGCTTCATGCACGAGGAGGCGGGCGTGGTGCATCGGGACCTCAAGCCAGAGGTGGGCGTGTGGCTTGGGCAGCCGGGGAGGGCTGAGGCGCGGAGGGCTAGTCTCTGACGGCGCCCCGCCGTCCTCACAGAACATTCTGTACGCCGATGACACGCCCGGAGCCCCCGTGAAGATCATCGACTTTGGGTTCGCGCGGCTGCGCCCGCAGAGCCCCGCGGGGCCCATGCAGACGCCCTGCTTCACGCTGCAGTATGCAGCTCCCGAGCTGTTGGCGCAGCAGGGCTACGACGAGTCCTGCGACCTCTGGAGCCTCGGTGTCATTCTGGTATGAGACGGGGTCCCCGGGACGGCTCGGGGTGCCTCCGGCCTGGGGCCAGAGGGTTCCCCGGTGCGGGCCAGCAGGGACGCCCCCGAGGCAGAGGACAGGGGTTATCTTGGTGGGGGTGGCAGAGTTTGCTCTGAGGCTGGGTTTAGAGGTAGTCCTAATACAGAGGCAGGGTTGCCCAGGTGCTGGGGTCAGGGCCCCCGAGTATTAGGGGTTGGAGGTCAACATCATCACGCTTGGGCCTTAGGAGGTAGCCTCGTGGAGAGGGTGAACGGTTCTGTGGGTGGGCTAAGTCAGCCTCCTGGCCTGTCTTGGCCCTGCGGCCCGGACCGGTCTCACtacccgcctccccccccccccccccccccccccgcctccccagtACATGATGCTGTCGGGGCAGGTCCCCTTCCAGGGGGCCTCAGGCCAGGGTGGGCAGAGCCAGGCGGCAGAGATCATGTGCAAGATCCGCGAGGGGCGCTTCTCTCTTGACGGGGAGGCCTGGCAGGGCGTGTCTGAGGAAGCCAAGGAGCTGGTCCGAGGTgcggagtgggggggtggggggggtaggagGTGTCACAGAGGGGGGCGGCCATGGGGTCAAGGTGGGGCAGGGGTCGTCAGTGGGTTAGGTGTTTGGTCTGGGGGACTGGTCAGGGAGGAGAGTGGGGCTGTTGGGATCTCTCTGGGGCGCAGCCTCCACGCACGGCCCCTCCTCagcccttccctgccctggcTCCAGGGCTCCTGACGGTGGACCCCGCCAAGCGTCTGAAGCTCGAGGGGCTGCGGGGCAGCTCATGGCTGCAGGACGGCAGCGCCCGCTCCTCACCCCCACTCCGCACACCGGACGTGCTGGAGTCCTCGGGGCCAGCTGTGCGCTCGGGGCTCAACGCCACTTTCATGGTGAGGGGCGGGGCCTgtgggaggcggggtggggaggcgggGCCTCCAGGAGGCGACGCCCTCCGAGCCCATAAAGGTGAGGTGACTTGAGTCCTGGCCTCTGGTCGGTGGCCACCCTGACCTTTGGAGAGTGTGGAGGCCAACGACCTGTTGGCCTTGACCTAGTGGGATGGGAGGGAAGATGCGGGATGGGGTTAAAGCTAGGATCTGGAAGTCGAGGCCCGGCCGGTGGTGGTGGGGCCCTCACCTCCTACTTTCGTCCAGGCCTTCAACCGGGGCAAGCGCGAGGGCTTCTTCCTGAAGAGCGTGGAGAACGCGCCGCTGGCCAAGCGGCGGAAACAGAAGCTGCGGAGCGCCGCCACCTCCCGCCGCGTCTcccccgcgcccgccgccccgGGCAGGGCCCCCGCCGCCAAGGGAGCCCCCAGACGAGCCAACGGCCCCCTGCCGCCCTCCTAGCCCCCGCCACAGCGACCCCTCCTTCCCCCATAGGGGCTGTGACCTGGGAGCCTCGGTATTGGCCCCGCGCCATCCCCAGGGattgcccttccctccccttccccccccaccccactcccagacAGAGCAGAAGTATTTTTATAAGCAGAGAATTTTTTATGTCTTACCAGATAGAGTTAGagatgcagggagggaggggcctctGCCAAGACTGTGCCTCATCTGACAGAAGGCACTTCTCCCTCAGGGGGCTGCTCCACCCGAAGGGCTCCTCCCCCGTTTCTCGATTCTCCGCACTGAGTTGCCACGGGGAGAAACTGGgacctctcccctgccctcccctgaggCCCTGCTCTTGGGAGGGGGCGCCCCTCTAGCTGTCACTTTATGGACTGTCTGTGCAATTACGTCCACCAAAGACCTGTGTTGGGGGGGGGTTCAAGGAGAGGCCCCGGAAGCGTTTCTGCCTCACTTTATGtcacctgcttctcccctgtTGGGGTGAAGGAAGGAAGTAGGCGAACCCTAAAGGGGGAggccccttctccccccccccaaccccccttgGCACAGCTGCctctggctgggggcagggccttGAGGGTCTGGGCTGGGCATCCACAGTCACTGCCTCAGCCCAGCCAGGCTGTGcctttgactttaaaataaaagtccaTCCAGTGCTGTGTGCGTCATCTGTGTGTGTGaggacggcgggggggggggggggggggggggagggaggggcggggcagagggctTGGGGCAAATTCTCAGCCGAGGGGGCCTGGGGCCTCAGAGAGGAGCAGGGCATACCCTTCTGGGTCAGACCATACCCTTTGTCCTTGACTTTTGGCCTGAGCAGCAGGGGGGCCAAACAATCATCCTGGCTGTGTATTCGGACAGCTCTGCCACGTATCCTTTAGAATTCTCTTGGTTGTAAGTAATAGAACCTAAACTTCAGCAGAGTGGGATTTTTAGGCTCTTATAACTATACTTTGCAGGGGGAGACCCAGGCAAGGCCTGATCTGTACACAAACACAGGATCAGGACCCAGTTTTTCAGtctgaattttttattctgttttcttggtGTTGCAGCCTGGAGGATTTTCCCTTTGACCCCAGGGTGAGTGCGGAGTGCTCCAGGGGCTACGGACTGAAATAGGGTGATAAAGAGTCTTTGTTGTAGGCATTCCCGAGGGAAATGCCAAGATGTACTCTGATTGGATGCACTTAGGTCATGTGTCCACGGTGGCCCAATCACTGTGTCCAGGGATGCTTTAGCTCTGGATCACGGCCTCCTCTCTGGAAGCTCATCTGGTGAAGAGGAGGAGGGCTGGGCCCTTAGAGAGAGGTCAGTTGGGCACAGCTTGGTGCCTGTCTGTGAGGGACCGAGTGAGGGGAGCCGCCCATATTCGTGCTGCTCAGAGTCATCAGTGTGGCCCCGCTCCAGCAGACCGTGAGACTCCCCCTGCTCTGCGATCCCAGCTAGGTAGTTGGGGCCACAGGGCCACTGTGGCCCCAGCATCTTTGTGGGCACCCGGGTCAGAGCTATTTGTACAGTGCAGAGAACCCTACCCCAGGGTTGCCTGGATAGTACCACTCTAGGTGTCTGTCTCCAGGCCTTCTCTTCCCACATTACCCCGTGGGGGTATCTCATGGTGGACCTTCCCATCTTGAGGTTTGCCTCttacgggggtgggggggtgggggggaggtacCCGGAAGACATGAACCTAGAGATGCTGAAGTCCGGGCAAAGGCAGGCAGGCCCCAGGGGCAGGTGGGGTCCCGTGGGGGACATCCAGCTGTGTCCCATCCTGAAGGTGTGAGAGAGGATGGAAGGGCCTAGGAGCAGGTCCCCAGGAGACGAGGAGAAGGGGAAAGCATCTGGAATTCTGAGTCCTGTGTTACTGACTGTGGCGTGAGCAGCTCACCAAACAGCCTCAGGCTTCCCCATTTTATCGTTTTTAAAGGGGGTCACATGACTGTTAAGATGAACTGGTGAATGAACAGATGTGACATTGTGGTCATTCAGTCATGAAGGATTTACTGAGATTTACTGAGGTCTTCTGATGCGCAGGGACAGGCCTGAGTACTCGACGTGAATTAGCTCCCTGACTCCTCACAACTAGTTTATGAGAAAAGCATCATcttcatttcagagatgagaaaggtGAGCCTCAGCACCTTGCTCGAGGTCACTCAGCTAAAAGTGCATTTGACCCCAGTGGGCTGATTCCAGAATTCCTTCAACCCCAGGAGTTCCACTGTAAAGAcgggctttaattttttttttttaagattttatttatttacttgacagagagagagagagagagcacaagtaggcagagtggcaggcagatggagagggagaagcaggctttccgctgagcagggagccagatgtggggctcgatcccagggccccaggatcatgacctgagccgaaggcaactgcttaacggactgagccacccaggcgccccaagacaggCTTTAATTTTACCCCAATGCTGGATGTTTTGGTTGTTGAAAACTTTGTTTCTATCATAAATGATGCTGAGACAAACAGGTTTGTACACAAATCTGTGCATTTAAAAGTAGCTCTATTGAGATAAGactcatataatgtattatttaagaGCCCATTTaaagtacaattcagtgatttttagtattttagaGTTGTGCAGCCATGACTGTGgtctaattttagaacacttttcaCCTCCATGGGAAACTCTACCCATTGGCAGTCATGCCCCATTGCCCCTCAACTCTCCAGCCCAAAGCAACCACTCATCTGAGTCCCGTCTCTATAGGTTTGCCGGGCATGCTTTgatatacattttgaaatatactttCAAATAACCTTTCATAAATATTGTACTGGCATATAGTCTCAGAAGCAGGATATGAAAATGTCCCATTTCATTCTATGCCCTGAACATTGTCATTTAAAAACCTTTGCTAATTTGATGGCTAAAAGTCTCTCATCTTCAGTCTCCTCACCCTTTTATCCTATGTAACTCACCCTAAGAAAGAGGTCTTCTTGGCTTCATTTCGTGGGTGAAGGAACTGGGGCTCAGAGGATGGGCCTCGGAGGGGAAGCCTGTTGGGGGAGGAAAGGGCTGGGGCTCAGGGCAATGAGCCATCCTTGAGCTGAATCCCGCCTCTGCCCTGTGTGGCCTGACACACATTAGGGGAGATAGCCGTGACTTGGGTTGTAGGCTGGGCCAGGTGTGAACCAACAGAATGGGCGGGGAGGGCCTGGCCACaggcggggaggtggggaggccagAGGCAAGCGATCAGAACCTGCCGTCTGGCAGCCTGCTTCTACACCTTGATGTTGGCCTCTGACAAGGCCAGCCTTATGTGGTTGCGGAATCAGTAGAGTGGAGGGGGCTCATCCTTCTGCACTGGGCCTCTATCCCACTCGGAAAATGGCCTcagagaggggcatctgggtggttcagtccattaagcacccgactcttggtttcagctcaggtcatgatctcagggtcgtgagatcgagccccgcatcgggctccgcgctcagtatggagtctgcttgagattctctctccctctgcctctgcccctcccactggcactctctctctctttcaaaaacaataaatctttttttaaaaaagggcctCAGAGAGCAGGCTCGTGCCCCTGGCTCTGTTAATATCCTGATGTCCCCGAGAGGGCCTGACAGCCCCCTATGCATTCACCTCCCCACAAGTCACTGTTAACTAACCACCGTTGCAAGTGAAGTCAGGGTGCCAGTTTTTCATCCGTGCCCTGTGCAAGCACTGTTTGACTCTGGGCAAGTTGCCCCTCCCTAATGTTCCCTGGGGTTTTCAATAAGAATATtccacagaggggcacctgggtggctcattcagttaagcgtctgccttcggttcagatcatgatcccagggtcctcggattgagtcaggctctctgcttagtggggagactgcttctccctctcccactccccctgcttgtgttccctctctcgctgtctctctctctgtcaaataaataaataaaatctaaaaaaaaaaaaaatccacagtaaTGGAGTAGGAATGGCAAACTGGCAACCTGTAGGCACAGGTAGAGACTTGTTTTTCTGGTGGGGGGTGTAGCACGTgttctaaaatgagaaaatgcatatgAAAGTCTGGAAGTTTGACTTTTATTGAAAACTGGAAGGGCTCCCCGGGGCAGTCTTCCTGTGCAGCCTGACCAGCCAGTGCAGAATCCTGTTGCCACCACAGAGAGGGCCTCTGCTTTCTagtttgccacagtccccaccactccctatcGCTCACACCAGCTCTGTCCCTCATTTATCTCCTTGGTCTTTCTAGGTATTTGGGTTTGCAACTCTGGTATAACTAGTCTCCTTCCACATTCACTGCTGCACAAAAATGGGGTTTGTGAAGGGCAATGAGGCTCCTTAaatctttgtttcaaaatttaaatttagtttacATTTGTGAAGTGATAGAAACTCATGATTCAAAATTCAAAGGATACAATAGAGCACACAgtga from Zalophus californianus isolate mZalCal1 chromosome 11, mZalCal1.pri.v2, whole genome shotgun sequence harbors:
- the RPS6KA4 gene encoding ribosomal protein S6 kinase alpha-4 isoform X2 gives rise to the protein MKVLRKAALVQRAKTQEHTRTERSVLELVRQAPFLVTLHYAFQTDAKLHLILDYVSGGEMFTHLYQRQHFKEAEVRVYGGEIVLALEHLHKLGIIYRDLKLENVLLDSEGHIVLTDFGLSKEFLTEEKERTFSFCGTIEYMAPEIIRSKSGHGKAVDWWSLGILLFELLTGASPFTLEGERNTQAEVSRRILKCSPPFPPRIGPVAQDLLRRLLCKDPKKRLGAGPQGAQEVKNHPFFQGLDWAALAARKIPAPFRPQIRSELDVGNFAEEFTRLEPVYSPPGSPPPGDPRIFQGYSFVAPSILFDHNNAVMMTDVLEASGAGDRPGRAAVARSAMMQDSPFFQQYELDLREPALGQGSFSVCRRCRQRQSGQEFAVKILSRRLEANTQREVAALRLCQLHPNVVKLHDVHHDQLHTYLVLELLQGGELLEHIRKKRHFSESEASQILRSLVSAVSFMHEEAGVVHRDLKPENILYADDTPGAPVKIIDFGFARLRPQSPAGPMQTPCFTLQYAAPELLAQQGYDESCDLWSLGVILYMMLSGQVPFQGASGQGGQSQAAEIMCKIREGRFSLDGEAWQGVSEEAKELVRGLLTVDPAKRLKLEGLRGSSWLQDGSARSSPPLRTPDVLESSGPAVRSGLNATFMAFNRGKREGFFLKSVENAPLAKRRKQKLRSAATSRRVSPAPAAPGRAPAAKGAPRRANGPLPPS
- the RPS6KA4 gene encoding ribosomal protein S6 kinase alpha-4 isoform X1, encoding MGDEDEDEGCAVELRITEANLTGHEEKVSVENFELLKVLGTGAYGKVFLVRKAVGHDAGKLYAMKVLRKAALVQRAKTQEHTRTERSVLELVRQAPFLVTLHYAFQTDAKLHLILDYVSGGEMFTHLYQRQHFKEAEVRVYGGEIVLALEHLHKLGIIYRDLKLENVLLDSEGHIVLTDFGLSKEFLTEEKERTFSFCGTIEYMAPEIIRSKSGHGKAVDWWSLGILLFELLTGASPFTLEGERNTQAEVSRRILKCSPPFPPRIGPVAQDLLRRLLCKDPKKRLGAGPQGAQEVKNHPFFQGLDWAALAARKIPAPFRPQIRSELDVGNFAEEFTRLEPVYSPPGSPPPGDPRIFQGYSFVAPSILFDHNNAVMMTDVLEASGAGDRPGRAAVARSAMMQDSPFFQQYELDLREPALGQGSFSVCRRCRQRQSGQEFAVKILSRRLEANTQREVAALRLCQLHPNVVKLHDVHHDQLHTYLVLELLQGGELLEHIRKKRHFSESEASQILRSLVSAVSFMHEEAGVVHRDLKPENILYADDTPGAPVKIIDFGFARLRPQSPAGPMQTPCFTLQYAAPELLAQQGYDESCDLWSLGVILYMMLSGQVPFQGASGQGGQSQAAEIMCKIREGRFSLDGEAWQGVSEEAKELVRGLLTVDPAKRLKLEGLRGSSWLQDGSARSSPPLRTPDVLESSGPAVRSGLNATFMAFNRGKREGFFLKSVENAPLAKRRKQKLRSAATSRRVSPAPAAPGRAPAAKGAPRRANGPLPPS